Proteins found in one Serratia plymuthica genomic segment:
- a CDS encoding ABC transporter substrate-binding protein, with amino-acid sequence MRNPFVLLLLSLLFGVFSAQAKMVTDITGRQVKVPDNPQRIVLGESRMLYTLALLEPGNPAQRVVGWPEDMARYDAQSWQLYTQKFPQIKAIPSISKGNFLQVNVENLIQLKPDLVILARYAREEGDSSFLLTALNKAGIAVIYVDLRVDLLNNTVPSVRLLGEVLNRQQRAEQFISFYQQHMAVIRQRLAGYQGPKPKVMLHLHLGRRETCCTTAAHGNLGDLLAFAGGDNIANASIKGVYGELNPETILTANPDIYIATGMAGPQGKRFSDLRLGPLVTQQEADESFRMIMQKQPMLANLKAIKTHQAWSIWHNFYLSPYHVVAVEMFAKAFYPDLFADINPQQTFKQLYQQFLPLPFSGAYWSQLNNE; translated from the coding sequence ATGCGCAATCCTTTCGTTTTACTGTTGCTTTCCCTGTTGTTCGGCGTTTTTAGCGCTCAGGCGAAAATGGTCACCGACATTACAGGCCGACAGGTCAAAGTGCCGGATAACCCGCAGCGCATCGTGTTGGGTGAAAGCCGCATGCTGTATACCCTGGCGCTGCTGGAGCCGGGTAATCCTGCCCAGCGCGTCGTCGGCTGGCCGGAAGACATGGCGCGTTATGATGCGCAAAGTTGGCAGCTCTATACGCAAAAATTCCCGCAGATCAAGGCGATCCCTTCCATCAGCAAGGGCAATTTCCTTCAGGTCAACGTCGAAAACCTGATCCAACTGAAGCCGGATCTGGTGATCCTGGCGCGTTACGCGCGTGAAGAGGGCGACAGCAGTTTTCTGCTGACGGCGCTGAACAAGGCCGGTATTGCGGTAATCTACGTCGATTTACGGGTTGATTTGCTGAACAATACCGTGCCGAGCGTCCGTCTGCTGGGGGAAGTGCTCAATCGCCAGCAGCGGGCGGAGCAGTTCATCAGTTTCTATCAGCAGCATATGGCGGTGATCCGGCAGCGGCTGGCCGGCTACCAGGGGCCAAAACCCAAGGTGATGCTGCACCTGCACCTCGGGCGGCGCGAAACCTGCTGCACCACCGCGGCGCACGGCAATCTTGGCGATCTGCTGGCCTTTGCCGGCGGCGACAATATCGCCAACGCCAGCATCAAGGGCGTGTACGGCGAGCTGAATCCGGAAACCATCCTGACTGCCAATCCCGACATCTACATCGCCACCGGCATGGCCGGGCCACAGGGCAAACGTTTTTCCGATCTGCGCCTTGGGCCGCTGGTTACCCAGCAGGAGGCTGATGAAAGCTTCCGCATGATCATGCAAAAACAGCCGATGCTCGCCAACCTGAAAGCGATAAAGACTCACCAGGCCTGGAGTATTTGGCACAACTTCTATCTCAGCCCGTATCACGTCGTGGCGGTCGAGATGTTCGCCAAGGCCTTCTATCCGGATCTGTTTGCAGACATCAATCCGCAGCAGACCTTTAAGCAGCTATACCAGCAATTTTTGCCGTTACCTTTCTCTGGCGCCTACTGGAGCCAGTTGAATAACGAATAA
- a CDS encoding GNAT family N-acetyltransferase — MSLPVRLAQPQDITQLIAIERSAAQLFLQQPAWRFLANGPVMSRQQHADFIQHQREWLAESASGEVAGFIAVLPQRQDWHIAELSVAAGWQRRGIGRRLIAEVAMQAKSQGAQRLTLTTFIDVPWNAPYYQRLGFRQITAERLTPPLRQRLAKEAEQGWGTDSRCAMEFTLS, encoded by the coding sequence ATGAGTCTGCCTGTTCGTTTGGCGCAACCGCAGGATATCACCCAACTGATTGCCATTGAGCGCTCGGCGGCGCAGTTGTTTCTGCAGCAACCGGCGTGGCGTTTTCTTGCCAATGGCCCGGTCATGAGCCGACAACAGCACGCCGATTTTATTCAGCATCAGCGGGAATGGTTGGCTGAAAGCGCGTCGGGTGAGGTGGCCGGGTTTATCGCCGTATTGCCGCAACGGCAGGATTGGCACATCGCCGAGCTGTCGGTGGCCGCCGGCTGGCAGCGGCGGGGCATTGGCCGGCGTTTGATCGCCGAGGTGGCCATGCAGGCAAAATCGCAGGGCGCGCAGCGCCTGACGCTGACGACCTTTATCGACGTGCCCTGGAATGCGCCTTATTACCAGAGGTTAGGGTTCCGGCAGATCACGGCCGAACGGCTCACCCCGCCGCTGCGGCAACGGCTGGCGAAGGAGGCGGAGCAGGGATGGGGTACTGACAGCCGCTGTGCAATGGAATTTACACTGTCGTAA
- a CDS encoding helix-turn-helix transcriptional regulator, which yields MESEALSGPKALGAFLRAHRERITPDMLGLPSAPRRRTSGLRREELAQISGISATWYTWIEQGREVSISPHTLARIAKALRLGHAERHYLFTLARVADPEQEQHQDLANSAVLQSVYQVAAPCYLLDLTWNILAWNPQAETLFSGWLGQAKTPNLLHFMFFHPLAKTLVSDWDDRARRVVAEFRAETSHHQNTEAMRAFVRNMTHNSEAFNHWWKQHDVMAREGGERRFTHPLQGALRYRQLTFHPAENSTLKLVMLIPLP from the coding sequence ATGGAATCCGAAGCCTTATCCGGCCCCAAAGCCCTCGGCGCCTTTCTGCGCGCCCACCGCGAGCGCATCACGCCAGACATGTTGGGGCTGCCCAGCGCACCGCGTCGCCGCACCAGCGGCCTGCGGCGTGAGGAGTTGGCGCAAATCAGCGGCATCAGCGCCACCTGGTATACCTGGATAGAGCAGGGCCGCGAGGTGTCCATCTCTCCGCATACGCTGGCGCGCATCGCCAAAGCGTTACGGCTGGGGCATGCCGAACGTCACTACCTGTTTACTCTGGCGCGGGTGGCCGATCCCGAGCAGGAACAGCATCAGGACCTCGCCAACAGCGCCGTTTTGCAAAGCGTTTACCAGGTGGCAGCGCCCTGCTACCTGCTGGATCTTACCTGGAACATCCTTGCCTGGAACCCGCAAGCGGAAACCCTGTTCAGCGGCTGGCTGGGCCAGGCCAAGACGCCCAATCTGCTGCACTTTATGTTTTTCCACCCGCTGGCGAAGACCCTGGTCAGCGACTGGGACGATCGCGCACGGCGCGTAGTGGCCGAGTTTCGCGCAGAAACCAGCCATCACCAGAATACAGAAGCGATGCGCGCCTTCGTGCGCAACATGACGCACAACAGCGAAGCCTTTAATCACTGGTGGAAACAGCATGACGTGATGGCGCGCGAAGGCGGCGAACGGAGGTTTACTCATCCGCTGCAGGGGGCGTTGCGCTATCGGCAACTGACGTTTCATCCGGCGGAAAACAGCACGCTGAAGCTGGTCATGCTGATCCCTTTGCCGTAA
- a CDS encoding class I SAM-dependent methyltransferase — protein MLNATRLQLKNHFSYLQQFMASPRTIGTLAPSSPWLCQAMLNQIEWTGALSIAELGAADGVLTKRILGRMRADASLEAFEIQPNFVHQLRKIDDRRLHVMDRSAEEMARDYDVVFSCLPLLSIPVKISIRILQQARQRLRARGGTLVLFQYSHLSEKLLSRYFHWKRVRVVRNFPPALVYICTPR, from the coding sequence ATGTTAAATGCGACACGGCTGCAACTGAAGAACCACTTTTCCTATCTCCAGCAGTTTATGGCTTCACCGCGCACCATTGGCACCCTGGCGCCTTCTTCACCCTGGCTGTGTCAGGCGATGTTGAATCAGATCGAATGGACTGGCGCCTTGTCGATTGCCGAGCTGGGGGCCGCAGATGGGGTGCTCACCAAGCGCATACTGGGACGCATGCGCGCCGATGCCTCGCTCGAGGCGTTTGAGATCCAGCCTAATTTTGTGCATCAGCTGCGCAAGATTGACGATCGTCGTCTGCACGTTATGGACCGTTCCGCGGAAGAGATGGCCCGCGACTATGATGTGGTGTTCTCCTGTCTGCCGCTGCTGTCGATCCCGGTTAAAATCAGCATCCGTATTCTGCAGCAAGCCCGGCAACGTTTGCGGGCACGTGGCGGCACTCTGGTATTGTTCCAGTACAGCCACCTGTCGGAAAAACTGTTGTCTCGCTATTTTCATTGGAAGCGGGTGCGAGTGGTGCGTAACTTCCCGCCGGCATTGGTGTATATCTGCACGCCGCGTTAG
- a CDS encoding aldo/keto reductase — protein sequence MKYTTFGRNTGLRVAELALGTGNFGTGWGYGSEKEEARQVFDRYVDAGGNFVDTADAYQFGQSEQLVGEFIAADRDNFVVATKYTLGAAPQASIAHTGNSRKNMISSVEASLKRLKTDRIDLLWAHFSDNLTPLEEIVRAFDDLTRAGKIQYAGLSNFPAWRIARADTLAELRGWARIAGIQVEYSLVERTAERELLPMAEALGMAATLWSPLGGGLLTGKYRHSNAGRLTELGRLVHREKDTALLDEVLAIAQEHGVRPTHVAIAWLRSRAAHSSTSLIPILGPRTLAQLDDTLSALSLTLSEEQLARLDRVSAIDPGTPHRQIADTLARAQGGDSGRFAAPRPPRA from the coding sequence ATGAAATACACCACTTTTGGCCGCAACACCGGCCTGCGCGTTGCCGAACTGGCTCTGGGCACCGGCAACTTTGGCACCGGCTGGGGTTACGGTTCGGAAAAAGAAGAGGCCAGGCAGGTATTCGATCGTTACGTCGATGCCGGCGGCAATTTCGTTGACACGGCTGATGCCTATCAGTTTGGCCAGTCGGAGCAACTGGTGGGGGAATTTATCGCCGCCGATCGCGATAACTTCGTCGTCGCCACCAAATACACGCTGGGCGCGGCGCCGCAAGCGAGTATTGCGCACACCGGCAACAGCCGTAAAAACATGATTTCCTCGGTGGAGGCCAGCCTGAAACGCCTGAAAACCGATCGTATCGATCTGCTGTGGGCGCATTTCTCCGACAATCTGACCCCGCTGGAGGAGATTGTGCGCGCGTTTGACGATCTGACTCGCGCCGGCAAGATTCAGTATGCCGGGCTGTCCAACTTCCCTGCCTGGCGCATTGCCCGGGCGGATACCTTGGCCGAGCTGCGCGGCTGGGCGCGCATCGCCGGCATTCAGGTGGAATACAGCCTGGTGGAACGCACCGCCGAGCGTGAACTGCTGCCGATGGCCGAAGCGCTGGGGATGGCCGCGACGCTGTGGTCACCGCTGGGCGGCGGTCTGTTGACCGGGAAATATCGCCACAGCAACGCCGGGCGGCTGACCGAACTGGGGCGCCTGGTGCATCGCGAAAAAGATACCGCGCTGCTGGATGAAGTGCTGGCAATAGCGCAGGAGCACGGTGTCCGGCCGACCCACGTCGCCATCGCCTGGCTGCGAAGCCGGGCAGCGCACTCCAGCACCAGCCTGATCCCCATTTTGGGCCCGCGCACCTTGGCGCAGCTGGACGATACCTTGTCGGCGCTCAGCCTGACGCTGAGCGAAGAGCAATTGGCGCGCCTGGATCGGGTAAGCGCTATCGATCCGGGCACGCCTCACCGGCAGATTGCCGACACCCTGGCGCGAGCGCAGGGCGGTGACAGCGGCCGTTTTGCCGCACCGCGCCCCCCGCGTGCCTGA
- a CDS encoding GNAT family N-acetyltransferase, translated as MSQRIVSLTECPQYSDVCAAWAFGQWGSQRGGSLERTRQRFALCAQPSEDYVTLLILDGERPLGMASLWPNDDHQRRDLSPWLAGVFVHPDHRRQGIAQRLEAAIAQLARQRNHPVLHLITDKSETLYAGWGWQTIERRQQYDGEVVVMEKKL; from the coding sequence ATGAGCCAACGTATTGTTTCGCTGACGGAATGCCCGCAGTATAGTGATGTTTGCGCCGCATGGGCCTTTGGCCAATGGGGATCACAGCGCGGCGGATCGCTGGAGCGCACGCGCCAGCGTTTTGCCCTGTGCGCCCAACCGAGCGAAGACTATGTCACCCTGTTGATACTCGATGGCGAACGCCCGCTAGGCATGGCCAGCCTGTGGCCGAACGACGACCATCAGCGAAGGGATCTTTCCCCCTGGCTGGCGGGGGTATTTGTTCATCCTGACCACCGGCGTCAGGGCATTGCGCAGCGTCTGGAAGCCGCGATCGCGCAGTTGGCCCGCCAACGTAACCACCCCGTATTGCACCTGATCACCGACAAATCAGAAACTTTGTATGCGGGCTGGGGTTGGCAAACTATCGAGCGCCGCCAGCAATATGATGGCGAAGTGGTGGTCATGGAGAAAAAACTGTAG
- a CDS encoding low temperature requirement protein A has protein sequence MSQTLLRVRDGRGASVSFSELLFDLIYVFAVTQLSHYLLHHLTLTGALETLLLWFAVWLAWQYTAWVTNWFNPDTRPIRLLLFAIMLLGLFASSALPQAFGERGLIFALFYVAIQVGRSWVVLNLLEADHPLKQNFRRILGWLCISAVFWILGGLAQGHSRLLLWALAVLCEYVSPMFGFRLPVLGRSDSSSEWTIEGHHLAERCQLFVIVALGETILITGSTLSEMETWTAPVLIASLVAFIGSLAMWWVYFDTSSKAGSHAISQAENPGQLGAYFHYVHVVLVGAIIVCAVANELVIAHPDGHISNVTAAVLLLGPAIYLLANALYKRLIYRRFPLSHLVGLIALAVLTPIAYLTDLLMVNGLTTLIMVVVAVWESISRGKTPQKQNGAPL, from the coding sequence ATGTCGCAAACCTTACTGCGTGTACGCGATGGTCGAGGCGCTTCGGTTTCGTTCTCGGAACTGTTATTCGATCTGATCTACGTTTTTGCCGTTACTCAACTTTCCCACTACCTGCTGCATCACCTGACGCTGACCGGCGCGCTGGAAACCCTGTTGCTGTGGTTTGCCGTCTGGCTGGCGTGGCAATACACCGCCTGGGTGACCAACTGGTTTAATCCGGATACCCGCCCCATTCGTCTCTTGCTGTTCGCCATCATGCTGTTGGGGCTGTTTGCCTCCTCCGCGCTGCCGCAGGCGTTTGGCGAACGCGGGTTGATTTTCGCGCTGTTCTACGTGGCGATTCAGGTTGGGCGTTCCTGGGTGGTCCTGAACCTGCTCGAAGCCGATCACCCGCTGAAGCAAAACTTCCGCCGTATCCTGGGCTGGTTGTGCATTTCGGCAGTATTCTGGATCCTGGGCGGGCTGGCGCAAGGCCATAGCCGGCTGCTGCTGTGGGCGCTGGCGGTGCTGTGCGAATACGTTTCACCGATGTTCGGCTTCCGCCTGCCGGTGCTGGGCCGATCCGACAGCAGCAGTGAATGGACCATAGAAGGCCACCATCTGGCGGAGCGCTGCCAGCTGTTCGTGATCGTGGCGCTGGGGGAAACCATTCTGATTACCGGCTCTACCCTCAGCGAAATGGAAACCTGGACAGCGCCGGTGCTGATCGCCTCGCTGGTGGCCTTTATCGGCAGTCTGGCGATGTGGTGGGTCTATTTCGATACCAGCAGCAAAGCCGGCAGCCACGCCATCAGCCAGGCGGAAAATCCCGGCCAGTTGGGTGCCTACTTCCACTATGTACACGTGGTGCTGGTCGGGGCAATCATCGTCTGCGCCGTCGCCAACGAACTGGTGATTGCCCATCCCGACGGCCACATCAGCAACGTGACGGCGGCGGTGTTGCTCCTCGGTCCGGCCATTTACCTGCTCGCCAACGCCTTGTACAAACGGCTGATATATCGCCGCTTCCCGCTGTCGCACCTGGTGGGCCTGATCGCGCTGGCCGTGCTGACGCCGATAGCTTACCTGACAGATTTGTTGATGGTGAACGGGCTGACCACGCTGATTATGGTGGTGGTCGCGGTGTGGGAGAGCATCTCGCGGGGCAAAACGCCGCAGAAACAAAACGGCGCGCCCCTATAA
- a CDS encoding class I SAM-dependent methyltransferase, producing MSISNSHKNAVDRQFGEQASAYLTSAVHAQGKDLQRLATLLEPHADARLLDLGCGAGHASFTAAAKVAQVVAYDLSAQMLEVVSQAAVDKGLNNIQVQQGVAESLPFDDAGFDLVISRYSAHHWHDVGQALREVKRVLKPGGAAIFMDVVSPGHPLLDIYLQTVEVLRDTSHVRNYAPGEWLSLLTEAGLVVREVTSDRLYLEFGSWVARMRTPEHFVTAIRALQQGVSEDVLQHFAIQPDGSFTSDIMMFEAAKA from the coding sequence ATGAGCATCAGCAACAGCCATAAAAATGCGGTCGATCGTCAGTTCGGCGAACAGGCCAGCGCCTACCTGACCAGCGCGGTGCATGCGCAGGGCAAAGATTTGCAGCGCCTGGCAACATTGCTGGAGCCCCATGCCGATGCCAGGCTGCTCGATCTGGGCTGCGGTGCCGGGCACGCCAGCTTTACCGCGGCGGCGAAAGTGGCTCAGGTCGTGGCCTATGATTTGTCCGCGCAGATGCTGGAGGTGGTTAGCCAGGCGGCCGTGGATAAAGGGTTGAACAATATTCAGGTACAGCAGGGCGTGGCGGAATCGCTGCCGTTTGACGATGCCGGCTTTGACCTGGTGATCAGCCGTTACTCGGCGCACCACTGGCATGACGTGGGTCAGGCGCTGCGCGAAGTTAAACGCGTGCTGAAACCGGGCGGCGCGGCGATCTTTATGGATGTGGTGTCACCGGGGCACCCGCTGCTGGATATTTATCTGCAAACCGTTGAGGTGCTGCGCGACACGTCGCATGTGCGCAATTATGCGCCGGGGGAATGGTTGAGCCTGCTGACTGAAGCCGGATTGGTGGTGCGGGAAGTGACTTCGGATCGCTTGTATCTTGAGTTCGGCAGTTGGGTGGCGCGCATGCGTACGCCGGAGCATTTCGTTACCGCCATTCGCGCGTTGCAGCAGGGGGTTTCCGAAGATGTGCTCCAGCACTTCGCCATTCAACCGGACGGATCCTTCACCAGCGACATTATGATGTTTGAAGCGGCGAAAGCCTGA
- a CDS encoding DUF2076 domain-containing protein: MQSEEQRLIDGLFGRLKEAETKTGQRDLQAEQLINQHIREQPSAPYYMAQAMIIQEAALKQLDQRVKDLENQVAQQQQNTASQQSSGGFLAGLFGGGNRNTPSPRDQYQAQQQNNAAWNNQPQAGYAPQQQPQQAPQQAAAPSRAGGFLGGALQTAAGVAGGVVLADMLTGMFRHSQPQEIVNIIDEPPAQPVDDSAMKEFDASNNLDTFNNGDNRFLNQDNGFQNAGYQTDDSDDFSDDDYSDDDSFI; this comes from the coding sequence ATGCAATCTGAAGAACAGCGCCTTATCGATGGTTTGTTTGGCCGCTTGAAAGAAGCCGAGACCAAGACAGGCCAGAGGGATCTCCAGGCAGAACAGCTCATCAACCAGCATATCCGTGAACAACCTTCTGCACCTTATTACATGGCGCAGGCGATGATCATCCAGGAAGCGGCGCTGAAGCAACTGGACCAGCGGGTAAAAGATCTGGAGAACCAGGTTGCCCAGCAGCAGCAAAATACCGCCAGCCAACAGAGCAGCGGCGGCTTCCTGGCCGGGTTGTTCGGCGGCGGCAATCGCAATACGCCAAGCCCGCGCGACCAGTACCAGGCGCAACAGCAAAATAATGCCGCCTGGAACAATCAGCCGCAGGCGGGTTATGCCCCGCAGCAGCAGCCGCAACAAGCGCCACAGCAGGCGGCTGCGCCTTCTCGGGCCGGCGGGTTCCTCGGCGGTGCTTTGCAAACTGCGGCAGGTGTGGCCGGCGGCGTGGTGTTGGCCGACATGCTGACCGGCATGTTCCGCCATTCGCAGCCGCAAGAGATTGTGAACATTATCGATGAACCCCCGGCGCAGCCTGTAGATGACAGCGCAATGAAAGAGTTTGACGCGTCCAACAACCTCGACACCTTCAACAACGGCGACAACCGCTTCCTGAATCAGGACAACGGCTTCCAGAACGCAGGTTATCAAACCGATGACAGCGACGATTTCTCGGATGACGATTACAGCGACGACGATTCATTTATCTGA
- a CDS encoding YdgH/BhsA/McbA-like domain containing protein translates to MKLLPGIAAVLIAAASFSSFAAPLSAVKQVDSEQASNLQSIGVVSVSGISGSPGDAVHALKEKAAADGAGHYRIISLDTPGDSSKWRANAEIYR, encoded by the coding sequence ATGAAACTATTACCTGGCATCGCAGCAGTCCTGATCGCAGCCGCTTCTTTTTCCTCTTTCGCCGCGCCGCTGTCAGCGGTAAAACAAGTTGACAGCGAGCAGGCAAGCAACCTGCAAAGCATCGGTGTGGTGTCGGTTTCCGGCATCAGCGGTTCACCGGGCGACGCGGTTCATGCGCTGAAAGAAAAAGCCGCGGCGGATGGCGCAGGCCATTACCGCATTATCTCCCTGGACACCCCGGGAGATTCCAGTAAATGGCGCGCTAATGCAGAAATTTATCGTTAA
- the aroL gene encoding shikimate kinase AroL, with product MTQTIFMVGARGAGKTTVGSALAQALGYQFTDTDLFMQQTAQMSVAEMVAHEGWLGFRHRESIALQTVTQPSTVVATGGGVILAEDNRRFMRQHGTVIYLRSPAGVLAQRLEEYPQDAQRPTLTGRPIAEEMLEVLAAREALYQEAAHFVMDGTGSPQQVVEQILSALQRETVK from the coding sequence ATGACACAAACCATTTTCATGGTAGGCGCTCGCGGAGCCGGTAAAACCACGGTGGGCAGCGCGCTGGCGCAGGCACTGGGCTATCAATTCACCGATACCGATTTGTTTATGCAACAGACCGCGCAAATGAGCGTGGCGGAAATGGTCGCACATGAAGGCTGGCTGGGTTTTCGCCACCGTGAAAGCATTGCCCTGCAAACGGTGACCCAGCCGTCAACCGTAGTTGCCACCGGCGGCGGCGTGATCCTGGCGGAAGATAATCGTCGCTTTATGCGCCAGCACGGCACCGTGATTTATCTGCGTTCCCCGGCGGGCGTGTTGGCGCAGCGGTTGGAAGAGTATCCGCAGGACGCGCAGCGCCCAACGCTCACCGGCCGTCCGATTGCCGAAGAAATGCTTGAAGTGCTGGCGGCGCGTGAAGCGCTGTACCAGGAGGCCGCGCACTTCGTCATGGATGGCACCGGCAGCCCGCAGCAGGTGGTCGAACAAATCCTCTCGGCGTTGCAGCGCGAAACGGTAAAATAA
- a CDS encoding esterase-like activity of phytase family protein: protein MKIKPVSLLITSLFPLISYAADVEVERYVVSFPGGEHVSYQGAFAKHFPQGLPVGIGSGLVFNGREGNDLLLTTVTDRGPNADAPAVGEQEAKIFANPQFVPLLMDIRVGGGKAVAGNQRPLHDEQGPVSGLPLPGGLIGSTNEVALSDTLKTLPGDRRGLDTEGITADGNGGYWLCDEYGPFLIHIDSKGKILAKYGPAPQKGEQAVAGGLPNIIKWRQPNRGFEGITRLPDGRILAAVQSTLDVDGKSKNKAQFTRLVSFDPASGKTAMYGYPIDIESYNKAKDAKVGDIVAVDNQHILLIEQGSDKDKQMINKIYLVDLSQATDLTAFDGKDKALEFDDAKDLAKRGVKLAQKREVVDLRKLGWQQEKVEGLTLIDDRTLAVINDNDFGLQAKLVNAEPKGKKIGDYQLDKQGGLTLDGKTVSTTIELRPLDKPESLSELWVLKLPQPLK from the coding sequence ATGAAAATAAAACCGGTTTCGCTGTTAATCACCTCGTTGTTTCCTCTGATCTCTTATGCCGCCGACGTTGAGGTAGAGCGCTATGTCGTCAGCTTCCCCGGCGGTGAGCACGTAAGCTATCAGGGCGCTTTCGCCAAGCATTTTCCGCAGGGATTGCCTGTGGGTATCGGTTCCGGCCTGGTGTTCAATGGGCGTGAGGGCAATGATCTGCTGCTGACTACCGTCACCGATCGCGGTCCCAACGCCGATGCGCCTGCGGTCGGTGAGCAAGAAGCCAAAATCTTTGCCAACCCGCAGTTCGTTCCCCTGCTGATGGATATTCGCGTCGGCGGCGGGAAAGCCGTGGCCGGCAATCAGCGCCCATTGCATGACGAGCAGGGGCCCGTCAGCGGGCTGCCGCTGCCGGGCGGGCTGATTGGATCCACCAACGAAGTGGCGCTGAGCGATACGCTCAAAACCTTGCCGGGCGATCGGCGCGGGCTGGATACTGAAGGCATCACGGCCGACGGTAACGGTGGCTACTGGTTGTGCGACGAATACGGCCCGTTCCTGATCCATATCGACAGTAAAGGCAAGATCCTCGCCAAATACGGCCCTGCGCCGCAAAAAGGGGAGCAGGCGGTGGCTGGCGGTTTACCGAACATTATCAAGTGGCGCCAGCCGAACCGGGGTTTTGAGGGCATCACTCGCCTGCCGGATGGCCGCATTTTGGCGGCGGTGCAGAGCACGCTGGACGTTGATGGCAAGAGCAAGAACAAGGCGCAATTTACTCGCCTGGTCAGTTTTGATCCGGCCAGCGGCAAAACGGCGATGTACGGCTACCCGATTGATATCGAAAGCTATAACAAGGCCAAGGATGCCAAAGTCGGCGACATCGTGGCGGTGGACAACCAGCATATCTTGCTGATTGAACAGGGCAGCGATAAAGACAAGCAGATGATTAACAAAATCTACCTGGTCGATCTCAGCCAGGCGACCGATCTGACGGCCTTCGACGGCAAGGACAAAGCGCTGGAGTTTGATGATGCGAAAGATCTCGCCAAGCGCGGCGTGAAGCTGGCGCAAAAGCGCGAAGTGGTGGATCTGCGCAAATTGGGCTGGCAGCAGGAAAAGGTGGAAGGCCTGACGCTGATCGACGATCGCACACTGGCGGTGATTAACGATAACGATTTTGGTCTGCAGGCCAAGCTGGTTAACGCTGAGCCCAAGGGTAAGAAAATCGGCGATTACCAATTGGATAAGCAGGGAGGCTTGACCCTTGATGGTAAAACCGTGTCGACGACCATCGAACTGCGGCCACTGGATAAGCCGGAATCCCTGAGCGAACTGTGGGTGCTGAAACTGCCGCAACCGCTGAAGTAA
- the aqpZ gene encoding aquaporin Z has protein sequence MSKRLFAEFFGTFWLVFGGCGSAVLAAAFPQLGIGFVGVALAFGLTVVTMAYAVGHISGGHFNPAVTVGLFAGGRFPAKDVIPYVIAQVIGGIAAAAVLYLVASGKAGFDPTGGGFASNGYGEHSPGGYSLQSAIVIELVLTAFFLIVIHGVTDKRAPAGFAPLAIGLTLTLIHLISIPVTNTSVNPARSTGVAIFQGTWALQQLWVFWLVPLIGGVIGGLIYRCLLEDKK, from the coding sequence ATGTCAAAGCGACTATTTGCTGAATTTTTTGGCACATTTTGGTTGGTGTTTGGTGGTTGTGGCAGTGCGGTATTAGCTGCAGCATTTCCGCAACTGGGTATTGGTTTTGTCGGTGTGGCACTCGCTTTTGGTCTTACCGTAGTCACAATGGCCTATGCCGTTGGCCATATTTCCGGCGGGCACTTTAACCCGGCCGTTACCGTGGGATTATTTGCCGGCGGTCGTTTCCCGGCCAAAGACGTGATCCCCTATGTGATCGCTCAGGTGATCGGCGGTATCGCTGCAGCGGCCGTGCTGTATTTGGTTGCCAGCGGCAAAGCGGGCTTTGATCCCACCGGCGGCGGCTTTGCCTCCAACGGTTACGGCGAACATTCACCGGGCGGCTATTCTCTGCAATCCGCTATCGTTATTGAATTGGTCCTGACCGCATTCTTCCTGATTGTTATTCACGGCGTGACAGATAAACGTGCGCCGGCAGGGTTTGCCCCTTTGGCTATCGGTTTGACATTAACGCTGATTCACTTAATCAGCATTCCGGTAACCAATACCTCCGTTAACCCGGCGCGCAGTACCGGCGTGGCAATATTCCAGGGCACCTGGGCATTGCAACAGCTTTGGGTATTCTGGCTGGTGCCGTTAATCGGCGGTGTCATCGGCGGCCTGATTTATCGCTGCCTGCTGGAAGACAAAAAGTAA